A stretch of the Enterobacteriaceae endosymbiont of Donacia proxima genome encodes the following:
- the nuoL gene encoding NADH-quinone oxidoreductase subunit L: MKFLFLIILMPLISFLILSLFSNYLNKTQISIIGIIFIGISAILTLIIGYIFLQNKLLFYKQSLWEILNIDSFNINFNLYLDMLSLVMLFITTWVGFFIHIFSIWYMQNKEGYSRFFAYTNLFIANMTLLILADNFILMFFGWEGVGVCSYLLIGFFYKKPLNGLSAIKVFLITRFSDIFLIIGMFFIFRIFNTFNFSEILNISTSSLIYYKAFYLKIIAIMIIIGSLSKSAQFPLNTWLIDAMVGPTPVSALIHAATMVTAGIYLILRNNILFLMNNHILFLCSIIGSITILLSGYSALIQNNIKRILAYSTMSQIGYMFLALGVNLWKASLFHVISHAFFKALLFLCVASIIFLCNNEQDILRMGGMKKYFPFIYYIFLFGSISLISLPFITMSSFTKEKILYEIFINKYKFLFFISFIGSVLTSLYTIRMVYKIFYGESNIYFNKIKNNTFIHNIPLIILTILSSYIGVVFLPIKQKFLFPSKLLILNHKNYFILEITSILILINSCLLYIFYIKNNFLIKKIFKNYCYYFYFINNFFFNSYYIDYIYKNIFTNVFKKFLLIIKNDPISKIIDYLFINILNKIGCLLLISENGRISWYILSIYIGTIIILVYLTIFINNQYYFI, translated from the coding sequence ATGAAATTTCTTTTTTTAATTATTTTAATGCCATTAATTAGTTTCTTAATATTATCATTATTTTCTAATTATTTAAATAAAACTCAAATTTCAATAATTGGAATTATTTTCATTGGTATAAGTGCAATATTAACATTAATAATAGGATATATTTTTTTACAAAATAAATTATTGTTTTACAAACAATCTTTATGGGAAATATTAAATATTGATTCTTTTAATATTAATTTTAATCTATATTTAGATATGTTGTCATTAGTTATGTTATTTATTACTACATGGGTAGGATTTTTTATCCATATATTTTCTATTTGGTATATGCAAAATAAAGAAGGATATTCTAGATTTTTTGCATATACTAATTTATTTATTGCTAATATGACATTACTTATTTTAGCTGATAATTTTATTTTAATGTTCTTTGGTTGGGAAGGAGTAGGAGTATGTTCCTATTTATTAATAGGTTTTTTTTATAAAAAACCATTAAATGGATTATCTGCTATAAAAGTATTTTTAATAACTCGTTTCAGTGATATTTTTTTAATTATTGGAATGTTTTTTATATTTAGAATATTTAATACTTTTAATTTTTCGGAAATATTAAATATTTCTACATCATCTTTAATTTATTATAAAGCATTTTATTTAAAAATAATAGCTATAATGATTATTATAGGATCTTTAAGTAAGTCAGCTCAGTTTCCATTAAATACTTGGTTGATAGATGCGATGGTTGGACCTACTCCTGTTTCTGCACTTATTCATGCTGCTACTATGGTTACCGCTGGTATTTATTTAATTTTACGTAATAACATTTTATTTTTAATGAATAATCATATCCTTTTTTTATGTAGTATTATCGGTTCAATAACAATATTACTATCTGGTTATTCTGCATTAATACAAAATAATATTAAACGTATTTTAGCATATTCTACAATGAGTCAAATTGGTTATATGTTTTTAGCATTAGGTGTTAATTTATGGAAAGCTTCTTTATTTCACGTAATATCACATGCTTTTTTTAAAGCATTACTTTTTTTATGTGTTGCTTCTATTATATTTTTATGTAATAATGAACAAGATATACTTAGAATGGGAGGAATGAAAAAGTATTTTCCATTTATATACTATATTTTTTTATTTGGATCAATATCTTTAATTTCATTACCTTTTATTACTATGAGTAGTTTTACGAAAGAAAAGATATTATATGAAATATTTATAAATAAATATAAGTTTCTTTTTTTTATTAGTTTTATAGGTAGTGTTTTAACTTCATTATATACTATTCGTATGGTTTATAAAATTTTTTATGGTGAAAGTAATATTTACTTTAATAAAATTAAAAATAATACATTTATACATAATATTCCGTTAATAATATTAACAATATTATCTAGTTATATAGGGGTAGTATTTTTACCAATAAAACAAAAATTTTTATTTCCTAGTAAATTATTAATTTTAAATCATAAAAATTATTTTATTTTAGAAATAACATCTATATTAATTTTAATTAATAGTTGTTTATTATATATTTTTTATATTAAAAATAATTTTTTAATCAAAAAAATTTTTAAAAATTATTGTTATTATTTTTATTTTATAAATAATTTTTTTTTTAATAGTTACTATATAGATTATATTTATAAAAATATATTTACAAATGTTTTTAAAAAATTTTTATTAATAATAAAAAATGATCCTATATCCAAAATAATAGATTATTTATTTATAAATATTTTAAATAAAATAGGATGTTTATTATTAATAAGTGAAAATGGACGTATTAGTTGGTATATATTATCTATATATATAGGAACAATAATAATTTTAGTATATTTAACAATATTTATCAATAATCAATATTATTTTATATAA
- the nuoG gene encoding NADH-quinone oxidoreductase subunit NuoG — MININIENQLYKVNKKDNLLKICLSLGFNIPYFCWHPILGSIGSCRQCAIKQSDDFKKKNEYIIMSCMSSPINNSYITINDDDLINFRKKNIELLMLNHPHDCPICDKGGNCHLQDMTVMTGHNNRRYNFPKREYKNQYLGPFISHTMNRCITCYRCVRFYKNYADGKDFNVFGSKNNIYFGRYSDGRLQNTFSGNLIELCPTGVFSDKIYNINYARKWDLQYSPSICQNCSLGCNIFIGERYGKLSSIQNRFHEKINHYFLCDKGYFGYDYTYLKNNPIKIISYKDNKKFIFNNNQIIKKIIYLMLNSKNIIGIGSPRASIESNVFLKKLVGKKKFYLGILKNEKKQIDYIINIIQNTNIYLPTLSEIENYDTILVIGEDLSNTNPRAALAVRQAIKNNFDITNNNLDLPYWNSNAILNMRNKRLNPLLITSNDETLLDDISLFNYYASTLNQTKFISILAEYIKDNNFVINDEVFKKKIVKIKKILLNATKPLIISGTGSSSLSLISASYLIATELYKKNKNVGLFYVLNEVNSMGIGLIQGKSLNSLFIKNKSVIHNNSNIDTVFIMENDLYIYENKDILNKFFKNIPNIIVLDHVITRTMKKANIILPVTNFMENSGTVINNECRAQRFFQVYDPSFYNKNNDRKPSWKWIYEIYAKLNNLNKNITLDEIIKECEKYIPILNGINLAAPPATYKVHNRKFARSPLRYSGRTSMFSNINIHEPEQPKDKDTIFSFSMEGNYGANINYTHIPFLWNPGWNSPESLYKFQKEIGISSKYGETGFKIRSKNKCEIHIKKIYYKHNNINYNNQLIIIAHQKLFQNNSLIQKSNLIKRYFNDYYVILNKKDAKKLGILNNYLIKLYCLNNIFILKVYISKFLNQGLVSLPLGTKNIPLSFLGKIIKKIKVLK; from the coding sequence GTGATTAATATTAATATAGAAAATCAATTATATAAAGTTAATAAAAAAGATAATTTATTAAAAATATGTTTATCTTTAGGTTTTAATATACCATATTTTTGTTGGCATCCTATTTTAGGAAGTATAGGATCATGTCGCCAATGTGCAATAAAACAATCTGATGATTTTAAAAAAAAAAATGAATATATAATTATGTCTTGTATGTCTTCACCTATTAATAATTCATATATTACTATTAATGATGATGATTTAATTAATTTTCGTAAAAAAAATATTGAATTATTAATGTTAAATCATCCACACGATTGTCCCATTTGTGATAAAGGTGGTAATTGTCATTTACAAGATATGACTGTTATGACAGGACATAATAATCGTAGATATAATTTTCCTAAAAGAGAATATAAAAATCAATATTTAGGTCCTTTTATTTCTCATACAATGAATCGTTGTATTACATGTTATCGTTGTGTAAGATTTTATAAAAATTATGCAGATGGAAAAGATTTTAATGTTTTTGGATCTAAAAATAATATTTATTTTGGTAGATATTCAGATGGTAGATTGCAAAATACATTTTCTGGAAATTTAATCGAATTATGTCCTACTGGAGTTTTCAGTGATAAAATTTATAATATAAATTATGCAAGAAAATGGGATTTACAATATTCTCCAAGTATTTGTCAAAATTGTTCATTAGGATGTAATATTTTTATTGGAGAACGTTATGGAAAATTATCTAGTATACAAAATAGATTTCATGAAAAAATAAATCATTATTTTTTATGTGATAAAGGTTATTTTGGTTATGATTATACTTATTTAAAAAATAATCCTATTAAAATTATATCTTATAAAGATAATAAAAAATTTATTTTTAATAATAATCAAATTATAAAAAAAATTATTTATTTAATGTTAAATTCTAAAAATATAATTGGTATTGGCTCACCAAGAGCAAGTATAGAAAGTAATGTTTTTTTAAAAAAATTAGTTGGAAAAAAAAAATTCTATTTAGGTATTTTAAAAAATGAAAAAAAACAAATTGATTATATTATTAATATAATACAAAATACAAATATATATTTACCTACATTATCTGAAATTGAAAATTATGATACTATTTTAGTAATAGGTGAAGATTTAAGTAATACTAATCCTAGAGCTGCTTTAGCAGTAAGACAAGCTATAAAAAATAATTTTGATATTACAAATAATAATTTAGATCTTCCTTACTGGAATTCTAATGCAATTTTAAATATGAGAAATAAAAGATTAAATCCATTATTGATAACCAGTAATGATGAAACATTATTAGATGATATTTCTTTATTTAATTATTATGCGTCTACTTTAAATCAAACTAAATTTATTTCTATATTAGCAGAGTATATTAAAGATAATAATTTTGTTATAAATGATGAAGTTTTTAAAAAGAAAATTGTAAAAATAAAAAAAATATTATTAAATGCTACAAAACCTTTAATTATTTCTGGGACAGGTTCTAGTTCTCTATCATTAATTTCAGCATCTTATTTAATAGCGACAGAATTATATAAAAAAAATAAAAATGTAGGATTATTTTATGTATTAAATGAAGTAAATAGTATGGGAATCGGTTTAATTCAAGGAAAATCTTTAAATAGTTTATTTATAAAAAATAAATCTGTTATTCATAATAATTCAAACATAGATACTGTTTTTATAATGGAAAACGATTTATATATTTATGAAAATAAAGACATACTTAATAAATTTTTTAAAAATATTCCAAATATAATTGTATTAGATCATGTTATTACTAGAACTATGAAAAAAGCTAATATAATATTACCAGTAACAAATTTTATGGAAAATAGTGGTACTGTTATTAACAATGAATGTAGAGCACAAAGATTTTTTCAAGTTTACGATCCTTCTTTTTATAATAAAAATAATGATAGAAAACCTAGTTGGAAATGGATATATGAAATATATGCAAAATTAAATAATTTAAATAAAAATATTACTTTAGACGAAATTATAAAAGAATGTGAAAAATATATTCCAATACTTAATGGTATTAATTTAGCAGCACCACCAGCTACTTATAAAGTACATAATAGAAAATTTGCCAGATCTCCACTAAGATATAGCGGTAGAACATCAATGTTTTCTAACATAAATATACATGAACCTGAACAACCAAAAGATAAAGATACTATTTTTAGTTTTTCTATGGAAGGAAATTATGGTGCAAATATTAATTACACACATATCCCATTTTTATGGAATCCTGGATGGAATTCTCCAGAATCATTATATAAATTTCAAAAAGAAATTGGTATTTCATCTAAATATGGTGAAACAGGATTTAAAATACGTTCAAAAAATAAATGTGAAATACACATTAAAAAAATATATTATAAACATAATAATATTAATTATAATAATCAATTAATAATTATTGCACATCAAAAACTTTTTCAAAATAATAGTTTAATACAAAAATCTAATTTAATAAAAAGATATTTTAATGATTATTATGTAATTTTAAATAAAAAAGATGCTAAAAAATTAGGAATCTTAAATAATTATTTAATTAAATTATACTGTTTAAATAATATTTTTATATTAAAAGTATATATTTCAAAATTTTTAAATCAAGGATTAGTAAGTCTCCCTTTAGGGACTAAAAATATTCCGTTATCTTTTTTAGGTAAAATTATTAAAAAAATAAAGGTATTAAAATGA
- the nuoI gene encoding NADH-quinone oxidoreductase subunit NuoI, translating into MNIKKFFINIMSQIRSIFLVLLNIFSKRETIMYPEEKIYLPPRYRGRIILTSDLDNNERCVACNLCAVVCPVGCITLKKSINKNGRSYAKFFRINFSRCIFCGFCEESCPTSAIQLIPDFELCEFNRKDLIYEKENLLINNPGKDLKYNFYNISGVKIKNNEKNNIKNSSIEVDIKNILP; encoded by the coding sequence ATGAATATTAAAAAATTTTTTATTAATATAATGAGCCAAATAAGAAGTATTTTCTTAGTTTTATTAAATATTTTTAGTAAAAGAGAAACAATAATGTATCCAGAAGAAAAAATTTATTTACCACCAAGATACAGAGGAAGAATAATATTAACATCTGATTTAGATAATAATGAACGTTGTGTTGCTTGTAATCTTTGTGCAGTTGTTTGTCCAGTTGGTTGTATAACTTTAAAAAAATCTATAAATAAAAATGGACGATCATATGCTAAATTCTTTAGAATAAATTTTTCTAGATGTATTTTTTGTGGATTTTGTGAAGAATCTTGTCCTACATCGGCTATACAATTAATCCCAGATTTTGAATTATGTGAATTTAATAGAAAAGATTTAATATATGAAAAAGAAAACTTATTAATTAATAATCCAGGAAAAGACTTAAAATATAATTTTTATAATATTTCAGGAGTTAAAATTAAAAATAATGAAAAAAATAACATAAAAAATTCAAGTATAGAGGTAGATATAAAAAATATTTTACCATAA
- a CDS encoding NADH-quinone oxidoreductase subunit N, which produces MTKLLIPLIPLIIIIISLIFLLIKVTIKRDNITSLIITIIGFVFTIISFFYIKNNNFFINNLFLQDKYSIFYKIILLLNNIIVCLLAYKWLSIIRYNKDEFYLLIMISSIGNLVLLDANNLISMLIGIELISIPIFGLIFYNLKLKYALEASIKYTILSMLVSSFLILGISFIYLDNGSLHFVNLLNNDIIHNFFSINYLTIIGLLLIIISLGFKLSIFPFHLWTPDVYQGSPIIITLFLSTFSKISIFVFLFKFLINFAYMHYMQSFVLQILILLSILSILFGNIMGITAKNNIKRLLAYSSIAHIGYMFIMLIYNQKYETHIFSLEMMSIYIFGYLINNLGILGVMSIFSSLNVNEINIDKLYYYRGLFWYDPILTFILTIMLLSLAGIPFTIGFISKFYLIALSIKMKMWYLTYIVIFGSSMGIYYYLNIIISLYLKPSKINKDFYLTKTKKNNYYFFIKNLLLLFAIITIILGLYPELLIKLITNYIV; this is translated from the coding sequence ATGACCAAATTACTAATACCATTAATACCTTTAATTATTATTATTATATCATTAATATTTTTATTAATTAAAGTAACAATAAAACGTGATAATATAACAAGTTTAATTATTACAATTATTGGATTTGTATTTACAATAATATCTTTTTTTTATATAAAAAATAATAATTTTTTTATAAATAATTTATTTTTACAAGATAAATATTCAATTTTTTATAAAATTATATTATTATTGAATAATATAATAGTATGTTTACTAGCTTATAAATGGTTGTCTATTATTCGATATAATAAAGATGAATTCTATTTATTAATTATGATCTCATCTATAGGAAATTTAGTATTATTAGATGCTAATAATTTAATATCAATGTTAATTGGTATTGAATTAATATCTATACCTATTTTTGGTTTAATATTTTATAATTTAAAATTAAAATATGCATTAGAAGCTAGTATTAAGTATACAATACTTTCTATGTTAGTATCATCATTTTTAATATTAGGAATATCTTTTATATATTTAGATAATGGTAGCTTACATTTTGTTAATTTATTAAATAATGATATAATTCATAATTTTTTTTCCATAAATTATTTAACAATAATTGGTTTATTATTAATAATAATCAGTTTAGGATTTAAATTATCAATATTTCCATTTCATTTATGGACTCCAGATGTTTATCAAGGATCACCAATAATTATTACATTATTTTTATCTACATTTAGCAAAATATCAATTTTTGTATTTTTGTTTAAATTTTTAATTAATTTTGCATATATGCATTATATGCAATCTTTTGTACTACAAATACTAATTTTATTATCAATATTATCAATATTATTTGGTAATATTATGGGTATTACAGCTAAAAATAATATTAAACGTTTACTAGCATATTCATCTATAGCACATATAGGGTATATGTTTATAATGTTAATTTATAATCAAAAATATGAAACACATATTTTTTCACTAGAAATGATGTCAATATATATTTTTGGATATCTGATAAATAATTTAGGTATTTTAGGTGTAATGAGTATATTTTCTAGTTTAAATGTTAATGAAATAAATATAGATAAATTATATTATTATCGTGGTTTATTTTGGTATGATCCAATTTTAACTTTTATTTTAACTATAATGTTGTTATCTTTAGCTGGAATTCCTTTTACTATAGGATTTATTTCAAAATTTTATTTAATAGCTTTAAGTATAAAAATGAAAATGTGGTATTTAACTTATATAGTTATATTCGGAAGTTCTATGGGAATATATTATTATTTAAATATAATTATAAGTTTATATTTAAAACCATCTAAAATAAATAAAGATTTTTATCTTACTAAAACAAAAAAAAATAACTATTATTTTTTTATAAAAAATTTATTATTATTATTTGCAATTATAACAATTATATTAGGATTATATCCCGAACTTTTAATAAAGTTAATTACAAATTATATTGTATAA
- the nuoM gene encoding NADH-quinone oxidoreductase subunit M yields MLLPWFILIPFFSGLICWQSEKINYKFPRWISLISISFIFIISIIKLILYTYNFKNHIFFLYPTWMSEFILNWIPIFGIHFHLAIDGLSLIMINLTGLLGIMAVICSWNEIKKLHGFFHLNLLWVLSSVIGVFLSVDMFLFFLFWEIMLLPMYFLISLWGHKDIKGNSRIKAATKFFIYTQSSGLLMLCGILTLVFAHYKSTGVLTFEYNALLNNHLDLKTEFLLMLSFFIAFAVKMPIIPFHGWLPNTHSQAPTAGSVDLAGILLKTAAYGLLRFTLPLFPISSLKFSFIAILLGIFSIFYGSWMAYIQNDIKKIIAYTSISHMGYILIGIYSFNKLAYQGVIIQIISHGISASAQFILCGQLYEKLKTRNIKLMGGIWNNINTLPGFFIFFALASIGIPGTGNFIGEFLILLGIFYKYPIYACITTFSLLFSSIYSLNMIQKIFYGSKTKINILKKNMFLREKIILFILLILLIILGFYPQFILNISNNTINNIYNRIIMMNY; encoded by the coding sequence ATGTTATTACCCTGGTTTATATTAATTCCTTTTTTTAGTGGTTTAATTTGTTGGCAAAGTGAAAAAATAAATTATAAATTTCCTCGTTGGATATCTTTAATTTCTATTAGTTTTATTTTTATAATATCAATTATTAAATTAATTTTATATACATATAATTTTAAAAATCATATATTTTTTTTATATCCTACATGGATGTCAGAATTTATATTAAATTGGATTCCAATATTTGGAATACATTTTCATCTAGCTATAGATGGATTATCATTAATAATGATAAATTTAACTGGATTATTAGGTATAATGGCTGTAATATGCTCTTGGAATGAAATTAAAAAACTCCATGGTTTTTTTCATTTAAATTTATTATGGGTTTTAAGTAGTGTTATTGGTGTATTTTTATCTGTAGATATGTTTTTATTTTTTTTATTTTGGGAAATAATGTTATTACCTATGTATTTTTTAATATCTTTATGGGGACATAAAGATATTAAAGGAAATAGTCGTATTAAAGCAGCAACTAAATTTTTTATTTATACACAATCTAGTGGTTTATTAATGTTATGTGGAATTCTAACTTTAGTTTTTGCTCATTATAAATCTACTGGTGTATTAACTTTTGAATATAATGCTTTATTAAATAATCATTTAGATTTAAAGACAGAATTTTTATTAATGTTATCTTTTTTTATCGCATTTGCAGTTAAAATGCCTATTATTCCATTTCATGGATGGTTGCCTAATACACATAGTCAGGCTCCAACAGCAGGATCTGTCGATTTAGCAGGTATTTTACTCAAAACAGCTGCTTATGGTTTATTAAGATTTACATTACCATTATTTCCTATATCATCTTTAAAATTTTCATTTATTGCAATATTATTAGGAATATTTAGTATTTTTTATGGATCATGGATGGCTTATATTCAAAATGATATAAAAAAAATTATAGCATATACATCCATATCCCATATGGGATATATTTTAATCGGGATCTATAGTTTTAATAAACTAGCTTATCAAGGTGTAATTATACAAATAATATCACATGGTATTTCTGCTTCTGCACAATTTATTCTTTGTGGGCAGCTATATGAAAAATTAAAAACACGTAATATAAAATTAATGGGTGGAATATGGAATAATATAAATACATTACCAGGTTTTTTTATTTTTTTTGCTCTAGCTAGTATCGGTATTCCTGGTACAGGAAATTTTATAGGAGAATTTTTAATTTTATTAGGAATATTTTATAAATATCCTATTTATGCATGTATTACTACTTTTAGTTTATTATTTTCTAGTATTTATTCATTAAATATGATACAAAAAATTTTTTATGGTTCTAAAACTAAAATAAATATTTTAAAAAAAAATATGTTTTTAAGAGAAAAAATTATTTTATTCATATTATTAATATTGTTAATAATTTTAGGTTTTTATCCACAATTTATTTTAAATATATCAAATAATACTATTAATAATATATATAATAGAATTATAATGATGAATTATTAA
- the nuoH gene encoding NADH-quinone oxidoreductase subunit NuoH, with the protein MMFFPLFYSIKLFYILQILLILLILLISSAFLSFVERRILALFQNRYGPNRVGLFGCLQVLADMIKILFKEDWNPNFSNKLLFNLAPILAFNTLLSVFAILPITPYIIISNLNIGILFFFMMASISVYSILFAGLASNNKYALLGVIRGVAQIISYEIFLGLSLMGIICRTGSFNLLDIIYYQFKYHWNIIPQFFGFIPFLIASIALCHRHPFDQPETEQELIDGYHIEYSGMKFGLFFIGEYINIIILSSLIVILFFGGWLGPFFKPIIWFLIKTIIFIILFFLIRASLPRPRYDNVIYFGWFICLPLTLINLIITSCLVKFN; encoded by the coding sequence ATGATGTTTTTCCCATTGTTTTATTCTATAAAATTATTTTATATATTACAAATATTATTAATATTATTAATATTATTAATTAGTAGTGCTTTTTTAAGTTTTGTAGAAAGACGTATACTTGCTTTATTCCAAAATCGTTATGGTCCTAATAGAGTAGGATTATTTGGTTGTTTACAAGTATTAGCTGATATGATAAAAATTCTTTTTAAAGAAGATTGGAATCCTAATTTTTCAAACAAATTATTGTTTAATCTAGCTCCTATTTTAGCATTTAATACATTATTATCAGTATTTGCTATACTACCTATTACTCCATATATTATAATATCTAATTTAAATATTGGCATACTTTTTTTTTTTATGATGGCTAGTATTTCAGTATATTCTATATTATTTGCAGGATTAGCAAGTAATAATAAATATGCTTTATTAGGAGTAATAAGAGGAGTAGCTCAAATTATTAGTTATGAAATTTTTTTAGGATTATCATTAATGGGCATTATTTGTAGAACTGGATCCTTTAATTTGTTAGATATAATCTATTATCAATTTAAATATCATTGGAATATTATTCCTCAATTTTTTGGTTTTATACCATTTTTAATTGCTTCTATAGCCTTATGTCATAGACATCCTTTTGATCAACCAGAAACAGAACAAGAACTTATTGATGGTTACCATATTGAATACTCTGGAATGAAATTTGGACTTTTTTTTATAGGAGAATATATTAATATAATAATATTATCTTCTTTAATTGTTATTTTATTTTTTGGAGGATGGTTAGGTCCATTTTTCAAACCCATAATATGGTTTTTAATTAAAACTATTATATTTATAATACTTTTTTTTTTAATAAGAGCATCATTACCTAGACCTCGTTATGATAACGTAATATATTTTGGATGGTTTATATGTTTACCATTAACATTAATTAATCTTATAATTACTTCATGTTTAGTAAAATTCAACTAA
- a CDS encoding NADH-quinone oxidoreductase subunit J, which yields MEIILYLLELISIIFSFLIIISVNPIYTLLYFLLSLISISCIFFLLGDYFAGALEIIIYAGSIIILFIFVLMFLNYKNIKLEEKFFFIKKKLFIINILIINFFFFILIFYVLKHLYTKKLIIHHFINIQNIGINLFTQYKIIVELISILLLSGIIIILHIGKKKNIKV from the coding sequence ATGGAAATAATATTGTATTTATTAGAGTTAATATCAATAATTTTTTCATTTTTAATAATTATTAGTGTTAATCCTATTTATACATTGTTATATTTTTTACTTTCATTGATTTCAATATCATGTATATTTTTTTTATTAGGTGATTATTTTGCTGGAGCATTAGAAATTATTATATATGCTGGATCAATTATTATATTATTTATATTTGTTTTAATGTTTTTAAATTATAAAAATATTAAGTTAGAAGAAAAATTTTTTTTTATAAAAAAAAAATTATTTATAATTAATATTTTAATTATCAATTTCTTTTTTTTTATATTAATATTTTATGTTTTAAAACATTTATATACAAAAAAATTAATTATTCATCATTTTATTAATATCCAAAATATTGGTATAAATTTATTTACACAATATAAAATTATTGTAGAATTAATATCAATACTTTTATTATCAGGTATAATTATTATTTTACATATAGGGAAAAAAAAAAATATTAAAGTTTAA
- the nuoK gene encoding NADH-quinone oxidoreductase subunit NuoK, producing the protein MIPLYHILIFIIIIFTIGLTGILIRNNMLYILICSELMINAAALSCIVSGNYWKQTEGEIMYIISISISAIETCIGLILLIKLYYYKNNINIDSISEMNG; encoded by the coding sequence ATGATACCTCTATATCATATTTTAATATTTATTATTATAATATTTACTATCGGATTAACAGGCATATTAATTAGAAATAATATGTTATATATTTTAATTTGTTCTGAGTTAATGATTAATGCTGCTGCTTTATCATGTATAGTTTCTGGGAATTACTGGAAACAAACAGAAGGAGAAATTATGTATATCATATCTATTAGTATATCAGCTATAGAAACTTGTATAGGTTTAATTTTATTAATAAAATTATATTATTATAAAAATAATATTAATATTGATTCAATTAGTGAGATGAATGGATGA